One segment of Colius striatus isolate bColStr4 chromosome 11, bColStr4.1.hap1, whole genome shotgun sequence DNA contains the following:
- the MARCHF7 gene encoding E3 ubiquitin-protein ligase MARCHF7 isoform X2 — MESKPSRIPRRISVQASSSPLGSRTFTGNSLGGAYSARESSQRVESGYQESSVLNSSSRDWGIGARDTHETPWKLTTSSPTRYSGTLDHPHSGRFLGSRSRLSTSSSSHFTSGCYGESERTQGAYSRLHSHQRDSDSKRPKLSCTSTSSVRSNGLTAFPDSSWRYSRIPRSSSVMLGSLGTELVRERRELERRTDLSVNNLSVDHSYRNSDFSTPTYLQDRPASSYAEGARPKENSLSTLRLNASMNRQLPSDHQPSFFNRDTNMSSSRSSFSSRQRRSELESPQRSVQPAFSLTAIRDETPSSSGSERVLSSQRSLNEPAGDSEGRRTTRQLLSRLASSMSSTFFSRRSSQDSLHARSLGSEESTVVPRAQASTLSSSNGAATPEVPGFQTSEASQGFSFLRRRWGLSGVSQNHNSDSEGESYRPDSESRSTGSWLSSSLRNRCTPLFSRRRREGRDESTRISTSDTTARSQHIFRRRESGEETSLEASDSPPRASVSRPPTPAVSGIPTATASPPDSAHSRRSSGILPGSLFRFAVPPTLGSNLSDNLMITVDIIPSGWNHSDGQENSKSRIPPSRDPERLQKIKESLLLEDSEDEEGDLCRICQMSSSSSDNLLIEPCKCTGSLQYVHQECMKKWLQSKINSGSSLEAVTTCELCKEKLHLNLEDFDIHELYRAHANEQADYEFISSGLYLVVLLHLCEQRFSDMLGTASEASTRVRFINLARTLQAHMEDIETSEDDSED; from the exons ATGGAGTCAAAACCCTCAAGAATTCCTCGAAGGATATCTGTTCAGGCCTCCAGCTCTCCTCTAGGATCTAGAACATTCACTGGAAATAGTTTAGGTGGTGCGTATAGCGCAAGAGAATCTTCACAGAGAGTAGAATCTGGATACCAG GAATCCAGTGTACTGAATAGTTCCAGTAGAGACTGGGGAATTGGAGCAAGAGACACCCATGAGACTCCTTGGAAGCTTACAACGTCCTCTCCGACTCGCTACTCAGGGACACTTGATCATCCCCATTCTGGAAGATTTTtgggaagcagaagcagattG TCTACGTCATCTTCCTCTCATTTTACCTCTGGGTGTTATGGTGAGTCTGAGAGAACTCAGGGAGCCTATTCAAGACTGCATAGCCATCAGCGAGATAGTGATTCAAAGAGACCTAAGCTATCTTGTACATCTACCTCTTCTGTGAGAAGTAATGGCTTGACTGCCTTTCCAG attCCTCTTGGAGGTACAGTAGGATTCCTAGATCTTCATCGGTGATGCTTGGCTCCCTTGGAACTGAGCTGGTGAGAGAGCGAAGAGAGTTAGAAAGAAGAACAGATCTATCTGTTAATAATCTATCCGTGGATCACAGCTACAGAAACAGTGACTTTTCAACTCCAACAT ATCTTCAAGACAGGCCTGCCTCTTCATATGCAGAGGGAGCGAGACCAAAAGAGAACTCGTTAAGCACTTTGAGGCTGAATGCATCCATGAACCGCCAGTTGCCTTCTGATCATCAGCCATCTTTTTTCAACAGAGACACTAACATGAGCTCTTCAAGATCCAGTTTTTCTTCGAGGCAAAGGAGAAGTGAATTGGAGTCTCCCCAGAGGAGCGTGCAGCCAGCATTTTCTCTTACTGCCATTAGAGATGAAACTCCTTCTTCAAGTGGTTCTGAAAGGGTTTTGTCTTCTCAGAGGTCGTTGAATGAGCCTGCAGGTGACAGCGAAGGGCGACGCACAACCAGACAGCTGCTTTCTCGTTTAGCATCCAGTATGTCATCTACCTTTTTCTCTCGAAGGTCTAGCCAAGACTCATTGCATGCAAGATCATTAGGCTCTGAAGAGTCAACAGTGGTCCCGAGAGCTCAAGCCTCTACTCTGTCAAGCAGTAATGGAGCTGCAACTCCGGAAGTTCCAGGATTTCAGACATCTGAAGCTTCTCAGGGATTTAGTTTTCTTAGACGAAGGTGGGGTTTATCTGgcgtttcacagaatcataactCTGATTCAGAAGGGGAAAGTTACAGACCAGACTCTGAAAGTAGGAGCACGGGATCCTGGTTATCATCATCTTTGAGGAACAGATGTACACCTCTCTTttccagaagaagaagagaaggaagagatgaATCCACACGGATCTCTACCTCTGATACAACTGCTAGATCACAACATATCTTCAGAAGAAGAGAGTCAGGTGAGGAGACCTCTCTTGAAGCATCAGATAGCCCTCCTCGGGCTTCTGTTAGCAGACCACCAACACCTGCAGTATCTGGTATTCCTACAGCTACTGCCTCCCCACCAGATTCAGCCCACAGTAGGAGAAGTTCTGGAATTCTGCCTGGTTCTCTCTTTCGCTTTGCAGTGCCTCCAACATTAGGAAGCAATTTGTCTGACAATCTTATGATAACTGTAGATATTATTCCCTCTGGCTGGAATCACTCTGATGGACAAGAAAATAGCAAGTCTAGAATACCACCATCAAGAGATCCAGAAAGACTCCAGAAAATCAAAGAGAG CCTGCTTTTAGAAGATTCTGAAGACGAAGAGGGTGACCTATGCAGAATCTGTCAGATGTCATCTTCAAGTTCTGACAACCTTTTAATAGAGCCATGCAAATGCACTGGAAGTCTGCAGTATGTTCACCAGGAGTGCATGAAAAAATGGCTGCAGTCCAAGATTAATTCAG GTTCTTCTTTGGAAGCAGTAACAACTTGTGAACTGTGCAAGGAGAAGTTGCATCTGAATCTGGAAGACTTTGACATTCATGAGCTCTATAGGGCACATGCAAATGAACAA GCGGACTATGAATTTATCAGCTCTGGGCTCTACCTTGTAGTGTTGTTACACTTATGTGAGCAGCGCTTCTCTGATATGCTGGGAACTGCAAGCGAGGCCAGCACACGTGTCAGA TTTATTAACCTTGCAAGAACTCTTCAGGCACATATGGAAGATATTGAAA CTTCTGAGGATGACTCTGAAGACTGA